One Rossellomorea aquimaris DNA window includes the following coding sequences:
- a CDS encoding ZIP family metal transporter: MFIDWLSGFNPAVQALFGGTLTWGLTALGAASVFFFTKIEKHTLNMMLGFAAGVMIAASFWSLLAPSIEFSEQNGQIPWLAPAIGFLLGGLFIRLLDFVVPHLHLGNSAEKAEGPPTKFKKSTLLFLAITLHNIPEGLAIGVAFGAASMGLGDATLVGAIGLAIGIGIQNMPEGAALSIPLRGEGMSRLKSFNYGQLSAIVEPIAAVIGAAAVLLVQPLLPYALAFAAGAMIFVVVEELIPESQSSGSTDLATLGLMLGFVVMMILDVSLG, translated from the coding sequence ATGTTCATAGATTGGTTAAGTGGATTCAATCCAGCAGTCCAGGCACTGTTTGGCGGTACGCTGACATGGGGGTTAACCGCGCTGGGGGCTGCATCGGTTTTTTTCTTCACCAAAATTGAAAAGCATACATTAAATATGATGCTCGGGTTTGCCGCAGGTGTCATGATAGCGGCATCGTTTTGGTCACTTCTTGCTCCTTCTATAGAGTTCAGTGAGCAAAATGGACAGATTCCTTGGCTCGCCCCTGCTATCGGTTTTTTACTTGGCGGCCTTTTTATTAGACTGCTGGATTTTGTAGTACCTCATTTGCATCTCGGGAACTCAGCGGAAAAAGCCGAGGGACCTCCAACTAAATTTAAAAAATCAACCTTACTATTTCTTGCGATTACCCTTCATAACATTCCTGAAGGTTTAGCCATCGGTGTAGCTTTTGGGGCTGCTTCAATGGGACTTGGAGACGCAACATTGGTAGGGGCAATCGGGCTTGCAATCGGAATTGGCATACAGAACATGCCTGAAGGTGCTGCCCTGTCCATTCCATTGCGCGGAGAAGGAATGTCACGTTTGAAGTCCTTCAACTATGGTCAGCTTTCAGCTATCGTTGAACCCATCGCTGCCGTAATTGGTGCAGCTGCTGTTCTTTTAGTGCAGCCATTGCTTCCTTACGCACTTGCATTTGCTGCAGGGGCCATGATTTTCGTGGTGGTAGAAGAGCTGATCCCAGAGTCTCAATCCTCTGGAAGTACAGACTTGGCTACACTGGGACTCATGCTTGGATTTGTTGTGATGATGATTCTGGACGTATCGTTGGGTTAA
- a CDS encoding ABC transporter ATP-binding protein: MIEIKSLSKSFEGTTILHDVSFSVQKGSIYGLLGSNGAGKTTLLKSISGVLKPESGDIYLKDQPVFENVQTKETLVFIPDQPFFFAHYSLNQMAKFYQNTYSRWDEHQYKSLTGLFRVDPHKKLHKFSKGVQRQAAFILALSTQPDVLILDEPLDGLDPVVRKKVKSVLITEVANREMTILISSHNLREVEDICDHIGILHQGRFLLEKELDDLKSGIHKIQLAFKGEIPQKLFTELDLLHEETRGSVSLCIVRGDEKHVRSMIQPYHPVIFDMLPLTLEEIFVYEMEDVGYAIQNIMDQ, from the coding sequence ATGATAGAAATTAAATCATTAAGTAAATCCTTTGAAGGTACTACAATCCTCCATGACGTTTCCTTCTCTGTTCAAAAAGGATCTATCTATGGACTGCTCGGATCGAATGGTGCCGGAAAGACGACACTACTCAAATCCATTTCTGGAGTCCTGAAGCCCGAAAGTGGAGACATTTATTTAAAAGATCAACCGGTCTTTGAAAATGTCCAAACGAAAGAAACCCTGGTTTTCATTCCTGATCAACCGTTTTTCTTCGCTCACTACTCTTTAAATCAAATGGCAAAATTTTATCAAAACACCTATAGCCGTTGGGATGAGCATCAATATAAATCTCTAACCGGCCTATTTAGGGTCGATCCTCACAAAAAGCTTCATAAATTTTCGAAAGGGGTCCAGCGTCAAGCAGCTTTCATTCTTGCATTATCCACTCAGCCGGATGTGCTTATTCTGGACGAACCCCTTGACGGATTAGACCCTGTCGTCCGTAAGAAAGTAAAAAGCGTACTGATCACAGAAGTTGCCAACCGGGAGATGACGATCCTTATCTCCTCTCACAACCTACGTGAAGTGGAAGATATTTGTGATCATATCGGAATTTTACACCAAGGTAGATTTTTACTGGAGAAAGAGCTTGATGATTTGAAATCCGGGATTCATAAGATTCAGTTGGCCTTCAAAGGCGAGATACCCCAGAAGCTCTTTACTGAGCTTGACCTTCTGCACGAAGAGACCAGGGGAAGCGTATCCCTCTGCATCGTAAGAGGTGACGAAAAGCATGTGAGAAGCATGATCCAGCCTTATCATCCGGTGATTTTCGATATGTTACCGTTGACCCTTGAGGAAATTTTTGTTTATGAAATGGAGGACGTCGGATATGCCATCCAAAACATCATGGATCAATAA
- a CDS encoding mechanosensitive ion channel, whose translation MNNDITQEWYGYLGKLPDLLLALLVLLIGWIIAKAVEKAVYGILKRVKIDDNLYFGSRNGERKWTSEKVISKIVYFILLVFVFIAFFNMLDLNFIASPLIGMLSTMAAAIPNVLKAALILLFAWIVASVLKVLIEKLGTRPAVKSTLVRSKLAKDENDVHRYVYTGARIVFYLVLLIFLPGVLAALNITGVSGPFTEMLQNFLGFIPKLFAAAIILLVGWFVAKIVRDIITNFLQAIGTERVAERFGISKLFQGTTVSSVIGTIIFILIMIPVTISALDQLDIRGISEPAINMLNQVLVMLPNIAIAILLILAGIWVGKWVGAMVARLLNRVGFNSLLRNMGIGRINTNKNPYEPTGSTYMNLSGLVGRVVQIIIVFLFVVEALEIVRLEFLVALATGVLAYLPHVLAAIVILGAGLYLGNLVKSIISNVLSDNFQVLGTITKYAIIALSFFMALDQLKVADSIVNIAFMLILGGLALAFGLAFGLGGKDFAQKYLSKLDRKIEEEKNRPNNGGTDTPPFNQ comes from the coding sequence ATGAACAATGATATAACGCAAGAATGGTACGGGTACTTAGGAAAGCTTCCTGATCTATTATTGGCTTTATTAGTATTATTAATCGGATGGATCATTGCAAAGGCTGTTGAAAAAGCCGTTTACGGAATTTTAAAACGGGTGAAGATCGATGACAACCTTTATTTTGGCAGCAGGAACGGAGAACGGAAATGGACATCGGAGAAAGTCATTAGTAAAATTGTGTACTTTATTCTCCTTGTGTTCGTGTTTATTGCTTTCTTCAATATGCTTGACTTGAACTTCATTGCTTCACCTTTAATCGGTATGTTGAGTACGATGGCAGCAGCGATTCCAAATGTATTAAAAGCAGCACTAATTCTATTATTTGCATGGATAGTTGCTTCTGTTCTGAAGGTATTGATAGAGAAACTGGGTACGAGACCCGCAGTTAAAAGCACGCTGGTAAGATCTAAATTAGCGAAAGATGAGAACGATGTACATCGCTATGTCTATACGGGTGCTAGAATTGTATTCTATCTCGTGCTTCTCATATTCTTACCGGGAGTGTTAGCAGCTCTTAATATCACAGGGGTTTCAGGACCATTTACAGAAATGCTCCAAAACTTCCTTGGATTTATTCCTAAATTGTTTGCTGCAGCTATCATTCTCCTCGTTGGATGGTTTGTAGCCAAAATCGTCCGGGATATTATCACGAACTTTTTACAAGCGATTGGAACAGAAAGAGTCGCTGAACGATTCGGCATTAGCAAGCTCTTTCAAGGAACAACGGTTTCATCGGTCATTGGTACGATAATATTCATACTCATTATGATTCCGGTTACCATTTCTGCATTGGATCAGCTGGACATTCGCGGGATATCAGAACCGGCGATTAACATGCTGAATCAGGTCCTTGTTATGCTTCCGAACATTGCGATTGCGATCCTACTTATTCTTGCGGGAATCTGGGTTGGTAAATGGGTTGGAGCCATGGTTGCACGTTTATTGAACCGGGTAGGATTCAATTCTCTATTACGTAATATGGGTATTGGACGAATAAATACTAATAAGAATCCGTATGAACCAACAGGCTCAACTTATATGAATCTATCAGGACTTGTAGGTAGAGTCGTTCAGATTATCATTGTTTTTCTATTTGTTGTAGAAGCCCTGGAAATTGTGCGATTGGAATTCCTGGTCGCTCTGGCAACAGGCGTCCTAGCGTATTTACCACATGTATTAGCAGCCATCGTCATTCTTGGTGCAGGCTTATACTTAGGTAACTTAGTCAAGAGCATCATATCCAATGTATTGAGTGATAACTTCCAAGTACTTGGAACCATCACTAAATATGCCATCATTGCCCTCAGTTTCTTTATGGCCTTGGATCAATTAAAAGTGGCTGATTCCATCGTCAATATTGCGTTCATGCTGATTCTGGGTGGACTTGCACTAGCCTTCGGTTTGGCCTTTGGTCTGGGTGGAAAGGACTTTGCTCAAAAATATCTTTCTAAACTGGATCGGAAAATTGAAGAAGAAAAGAACAGACCTAATAATGGTG
- a CDS encoding VTT domain-containing protein: MEEIMANYSAEWGIWGVLFSLFIEGSAFPFVGTFFIVTMGFILELTWVEIGVISLLGSFLYTAGSYIPYFISFKLGAKLEEKLNPEKRKKLKEAQGKFSRYGIWSVAIASPLHLGNVIPLMAGLAKMNLKVYSLLTMLGIAPSTFLFLSLGKFYEGDREVVLGVIEEYQLLVLTGFVLITVLYILFKRKREKGMGG, encoded by the coding sequence ATGGAAGAAATCATGGCAAATTATTCGGCAGAGTGGGGGATATGGGGTGTATTGTTTTCTCTATTTATTGAAGGAAGTGCTTTCCCTTTTGTGGGTACTTTTTTTATCGTAACAATGGGGTTTATTTTAGAATTAACGTGGGTGGAGATAGGAGTCATTTCTCTATTAGGAAGCTTTCTTTATACTGCGGGGAGCTATATTCCTTATTTCATCAGCTTTAAATTAGGTGCGAAGCTTGAGGAAAAGCTCAACCCTGAAAAACGGAAGAAGCTGAAAGAAGCGCAGGGAAAATTCAGCCGCTACGGAATCTGGAGTGTAGCGATCGCAAGCCCCCTTCACTTAGGAAATGTCATTCCCCTCATGGCAGGCTTGGCAAAAATGAATCTGAAAGTGTATTCTCTCCTTACTATGCTGGGGATTGCTCCGTCTACCTTTTTATTCTTAAGTTTAGGCAAGTTCTATGAGGGTGATAGAGAAGTGGTCCTGGGGGTGATAGAAGAATATCAACTGTTGGTTCTGACAGGGTTTGTCCTGATCACTGTTTTGTACATTCTTTTTAAAAGGAAGAGAGAAAAGGGGATGGGAGGATGA
- a CDS encoding ABC transporter ATP-binding protein: MDVREPILSIRDLKKRYGSKEVLKGVQLDVYKGQIIGYIGPNGAGKSTTVKILLGLEEEYSGQVTLFGKDISASSVEYKKRIGYVPEMADLYDNLTAEEYLTFMGELYGMEHETAKKKAERLIGLFGLSEVYESRIASYSKGMKQKILIISSLLHNPDVLFLDEPINGLDANSVMIFKELLAQLATQGKTIFYSSHIMDVVEKISNRIVLLHNGQIVADGSFEELKNQNMEGSLEEIFNQLTGFNEHKETAAEIVSVVQEV; the protein is encoded by the coding sequence ATGGACGTACGAGAACCGATTTTATCGATTAGAGATTTGAAAAAGAGATATGGAAGCAAGGAAGTGTTAAAGGGCGTACAGCTGGATGTATATAAAGGACAGATCATAGGCTATATCGGTCCGAATGGTGCTGGGAAAAGTACGACCGTCAAGATCCTCCTCGGCCTTGAAGAAGAGTATTCAGGGCAGGTCACGCTATTCGGTAAAGATATATCTGCAAGTTCAGTAGAATACAAGAAACGGATCGGCTATGTGCCTGAGATGGCGGATCTTTATGATAACCTGACGGCAGAAGAATACCTCACTTTCATGGGTGAGTTATATGGAATGGAACATGAAACAGCCAAGAAGAAAGCGGAGAGACTCATCGGATTGTTTGGACTTTCCGAAGTATATGAGTCGAGGATCGCGTCTTATTCAAAAGGGATGAAGCAGAAAATCCTGATCATCTCGAGTTTATTACATAATCCCGATGTATTATTTCTGGATGAGCCCATCAACGGGTTGGATGCCAATTCAGTTATGATTTTCAAAGAGCTGCTCGCCCAGCTTGCCACGCAGGGGAAAACGATATTCTATTCCTCGCACATCATGGATGTTGTGGAAAAAATCAGCAACCGCATCGTTCTTCTGCATAACGGACAAATTGTGGCAGATGGAAGCTTTGAAGAATTAAAGAATCAGAATATGGAAGGATCCCTTGAGGAAATCTTCAATCAATTAACCGGATTTAATGAACATAAGGAAACGGCAGCGGAAATTGTTTCTGTTGTGCAAGAGGTGTAA
- a CDS encoding histidine phosphatase family protein has protein sequence MKIGLVRHFKVTRGYPDRFVTSEELMKWVEEYDESDVEEKEVDLHDIEWKKCYASDLTRAEVTARNVYAGDIVSLKELREIRLSPLFSSKRKLPLFLHLFMIRVAWWFNHRSQPESKNEIINRINGIIDAVIQDGEDVLIVGHGGIMMFMRKELIKRGFRGPKFRRPANGKLYVFQDTKR, from the coding sequence GTGAAGATTGGTCTCGTGAGGCACTTTAAAGTAACAAGAGGATACCCTGATAGATTTGTGACATCCGAAGAACTAATGAAATGGGTAGAAGAGTACGATGAGTCTGATGTAGAAGAGAAAGAGGTTGATCTTCATGATATTGAATGGAAGAAGTGCTACGCAAGTGACTTAACCAGGGCAGAAGTGACTGCTCGAAATGTCTATGCCGGGGATATCGTATCGTTGAAGGAACTACGTGAAATCAGACTATCTCCCTTATTCAGTTCCAAGAGAAAGCTTCCACTGTTTTTACATTTGTTTATGATCCGGGTAGCCTGGTGGTTTAATCATCGTTCTCAGCCTGAAAGTAAGAATGAGATCATCAATAGAATCAACGGGATTATCGATGCGGTCATACAAGATGGTGAGGACGTTCTCATTGTAGGCCATGGCGGGATTATGATGTTTATGAGAAAAGAGCTGATTAAACGAGGGTTTAGAGGCCCTAAGTTTAGAAGGCCTGCAAACGGTAAGCTTTATGTTTTTCAAGACACAAAAAGATGA
- a CDS encoding GntR family transcriptional regulator — protein sequence MFELDLRSRKPIYEQLVEKLKELIINEVLKPDEQLPSVRALAQQLTINPNTIQKAYRELETQRFIYSVKGRGSFVNPSSHIQNTEKIMKVKEELSKLLSEALYLGITPEDLKQMIADIEASIGGNQSDDRN from the coding sequence ATGTTTGAGCTTGATTTAAGAAGTCGAAAGCCTATTTATGAACAATTAGTCGAGAAATTAAAAGAGTTAATCATTAATGAGGTGTTGAAGCCTGACGAACAATTACCTTCCGTTCGAGCCTTGGCTCAGCAGCTGACCATAAATCCAAACACAATCCAAAAAGCTTATAGGGAACTTGAAACTCAAAGGTTCATTTATTCTGTGAAAGGACGGGGTAGCTTTGTTAATCCATCAAGTCACATTCAAAACACGGAGAAAATCATGAAAGTAAAGGAAGAGTTGTCTAAACTTTTGTCTGAAGCTCTATATTTAGGAATCACGCCTGAAGATTTAAAGCAGATGATTGCTGACATCGAGGCATCGATAGGAGGGAATCAATCTGATGATAGAAATTAA
- a CDS encoding threonine/serine exporter family protein: protein MHIIEQLVTSFISAAAFGIIFNAPKQSLFKCGIVGMLGWIIYILMSLNDADAVLATLLASFVVAVISQVFAKMYRTPVIIFSVAGIIPLVPGGLAYDAMRNFVQNDYNAAINLAAKAFMISGSIAIGLIFSEVINQVIRNARLNVSSRRMR, encoded by the coding sequence ATGCACATAATCGAACAATTAGTGACCAGCTTCATCTCCGCTGCTGCATTCGGAATAATTTTCAACGCTCCAAAGCAGTCCCTTTTCAAATGCGGAATCGTTGGAATGTTGGGTTGGATCATATACATACTTATGAGTTTAAATGACGCTGATGCGGTGCTTGCGACGTTACTTGCATCCTTTGTCGTTGCTGTGATCAGTCAGGTTTTTGCGAAAATGTATAGAACCCCGGTCATCATCTTCTCTGTAGCCGGCATTATCCCCCTCGTACCTGGAGGACTCGCGTACGATGCCATGAGAAACTTCGTTCAAAACGATTACAATGCAGCCATCAACCTGGCAGCAAAAGCCTTCATGATCTCAGGCTCCATCGCCATCGGACTCATCTTCTCGGAAGTCATCAACCAAGTCATCCGAAACGCACGGCTGAATGTAAGTTCTAGACGAATGAGATAG
- a CDS encoding beta-propeller domain-containing protein: MSKKFYLLIIAGIVLLVALGTFAYSQRPVVKAEGKMDGDLLVMENNSWNLQFSAALKKETVTPQNIYVEDSHGERINVSLMLNENRKTLQIQAPPGGYPSDLHQYTLHISPKVKTKWGFSYDGDTEIPFSITSKLPSIQSKEELTNYFKQILKKNKEDAKFSLFKREGNMESKSSEDSAAGESSQSGSNFSETNNQVKGVDEGDIVKTDGSYIYQLTDHRLLITKANPVKEMKVVSSTSYKENMQPHHLFLQKDKLLVIGNNWGPAHFQEDKQESIASTMPVDGTTVALLYDISDKAKPSLLRKVELEGQYVTSRKIDSTVYLISNLYPNYWMLEQGKDPDLRPRVKDSLTGDETTPLPIQDIKYFPQSQSPNYTLLTGMNLEDPKASLNIQSYLGSGDKVYMSKNNLYLAVEKYNEDGKNGWTSSNTEIYKFSVHDGNIAYSSSGNVEGRALNQFSMDEHEGHFRIATTKGQVWNSESPSSNALYILDENMKNVGEVTDLARGEQIYSVRFMGDKAYMVTFKQVDPLFVIDTADPNAPKVLGELKIPGFSTYLHPIDEHHIIGFGFDTKVVDDNKLSNEEPRIIRSGMKISLFDITDFQHPKETDTEIIGGTGTHSYLLEDHKALLHEPSRNLYGFPISIYHEKEGSRHELEFDYQGALLYEITPEKGIILTSQLTDEENKNKEYYEQWEDQIQRLLYIDNQLYTVSHNRVTAYSLDDFIKENAIDLP; encoded by the coding sequence ATGAGTAAGAAATTTTATCTGCTCATTATTGCTGGTATTGTGTTGCTGGTGGCACTTGGAACGTTTGCCTATAGTCAAAGACCTGTTGTGAAGGCCGAGGGGAAGATGGATGGGGATCTTCTGGTGATGGAGAATAACTCATGGAATCTGCAATTTTCAGCGGCTCTAAAGAAAGAAACGGTTACGCCACAGAACATTTATGTAGAAGACTCCCATGGAGAGAGGATCAATGTCTCCCTCATGTTGAATGAAAATCGAAAGACCCTGCAAATTCAAGCACCGCCAGGAGGGTATCCTTCTGATCTACACCAGTACACACTTCATATCTCTCCGAAAGTGAAAACCAAATGGGGTTTTTCCTATGATGGTGACACAGAAATACCCTTTTCTATAACCTCTAAACTACCCAGTATTCAATCCAAGGAAGAGCTAACGAACTATTTTAAACAAATCTTAAAGAAAAATAAGGAGGATGCGAAGTTTTCTCTTTTCAAAAGAGAAGGAAATATGGAGTCCAAGTCATCGGAAGATAGTGCGGCTGGAGAGTCATCTCAATCGGGATCCAATTTTTCTGAAACGAATAATCAGGTTAAAGGAGTTGACGAAGGGGATATAGTGAAGACTGATGGAAGCTATATTTACCAATTAACCGACCACAGGCTGCTGATTACAAAAGCAAATCCTGTGAAGGAAATGAAAGTAGTATCTTCTACCAGCTATAAAGAAAATATGCAGCCTCATCATCTATTTTTACAGAAGGATAAGCTGCTCGTCATCGGTAACAACTGGGGGCCTGCCCATTTTCAAGAGGATAAACAAGAATCAATTGCTTCCACTATGCCTGTAGACGGAACGACTGTTGCGCTTTTGTATGATATCTCAGACAAAGCAAAACCATCTCTCCTCAGGAAGGTTGAGCTTGAAGGTCAATATGTAACGTCCAGGAAGATTGATTCCACTGTATATTTAATTTCAAATTTGTATCCAAACTACTGGATGCTTGAACAGGGGAAAGACCCTGATCTGAGACCCCGGGTGAAAGATAGTTTAACTGGTGATGAAACGACACCACTTCCCATACAAGATATTAAGTATTTTCCACAGTCCCAGTCCCCTAACTATACCTTATTGACAGGAATGAATTTGGAGGATCCCAAAGCATCTCTAAACATTCAATCGTATCTTGGAAGCGGCGATAAAGTGTATATGTCTAAAAACAATCTTTATTTGGCTGTAGAAAAATACAATGAAGATGGCAAGAACGGTTGGACCTCTTCAAATACGGAGATTTATAAATTTTCCGTACATGATGGGAACATTGCGTATTCTTCATCAGGGAATGTAGAAGGAAGGGCGTTAAATCAATTTTCCATGGATGAACATGAAGGCCACTTTCGGATTGCAACGACGAAAGGGCAGGTATGGAACAGTGAATCACCTTCATCCAATGCTCTCTATATTTTAGATGAAAACATGAAGAATGTAGGAGAAGTAACGGATTTAGCCAGGGGAGAACAAATCTATTCTGTCAGGTTTATGGGAGATAAGGCGTATATGGTCACCTTTAAACAAGTCGATCCCCTTTTTGTCATCGATACGGCAGATCCGAATGCTCCAAAGGTTTTGGGGGAGTTGAAGATTCCAGGTTTCAGCACCTATCTTCACCCTATTGACGAACATCACATCATCGGGTTTGGTTTTGATACGAAAGTGGTGGATGATAACAAACTATCCAATGAGGAACCGAGAATCATTAGAAGCGGGATGAAGATCTCATTGTTTGATATTACAGACTTTCAGCATCCAAAGGAAACGGACACTGAAATAATCGGGGGGACGGGTACTCACTCTTACCTGTTGGAAGATCACAAAGCATTGCTTCATGAACCTTCAAGAAATCTATATGGTTTTCCGATTTCTATTTATCATGAAAAAGAGGGAAGCCGGCATGAACTGGAATTTGACTACCAAGGTGCACTCCTTTATGAAATCACACCTGAAAAAGGAATCATTTTAACATCTCAGCTCACAGATGAAGAAAACAAAAACAAAGAATACTACGAACAGTGGGAAGATCAGATTCAAAGACTCCTATATATTGATAATCAGCTTTATACAGTCTCACATAACAGAGTGACTGCTTACTCTTTAGACGATTTTATTAAAGAAAACGCGATTGATCTCCCATGA
- a CDS encoding general stress protein, whose amino-acid sequence MKPTVKEFYDDKELITEVEKLSSQGVDKHNLYVLSHDDDRTDRVADRADANEIGVKETGIGTAVGNMILKKGDELRNKLMEVGFSHEEANQYEEKLDEGKILLIVKN is encoded by the coding sequence ATGAAACCGACTGTTAAGGAATTTTATGACGATAAGGAACTAATTACAGAAGTTGAAAAGCTTTCTTCTCAAGGTGTCGACAAACATAACCTTTATGTATTATCCCATGATGATGACCGGACGGACAGAGTAGCTGATCGCGCTGACGCCAATGAAATCGGTGTAAAGGAAACAGGCATTGGGACTGCAGTGGGGAACATGATTCTGAAAAAAGGTGACGAACTCCGAAACAAGCTGATGGAAGTCGGGTTTTCCCACGAAGAAGCGAATCAATACGAAGAAAAGCTCGATGAAGGAAAGATATTATTGATTGTTAAGAATTGA
- a CDS encoding thioredoxin family protein — MEEVHSLETINATLTAEKLVLLYISRPNCSVCHALLPQVKGLLEDFQEVMSIHADAEEMPEIAGEFSIFTVPVVIFFVDGKEMFRKARFVPIDELHSQISRLVKMLDN; from the coding sequence ATGGAAGAAGTTCATTCTTTAGAAACCATCAATGCTACACTTACTGCAGAAAAGCTGGTGTTACTATACATATCCAGACCCAACTGCTCTGTTTGTCACGCTCTTTTGCCACAGGTAAAAGGGTTATTAGAAGATTTTCAAGAGGTTATGTCCATTCATGCCGATGCAGAAGAAATGCCGGAAATAGCTGGTGAGTTCTCCATCTTCACTGTGCCGGTCGTCATCTTTTTTGTAGATGGAAAAGAAATGTTCAGGAAGGCCCGATTCGTTCCAATCGATGAGTTACATAGCCAGATTTCCCGTTTGGTGAAGATGTTAGACAACTAA
- a CDS encoding threonine/serine exporter family protein, translating into MEAKMIRRYDIMEVSLLAGKIMLQSGAETYRVEDTMMRIAASYGISESHSYVTPTGIIFSIETSEPTKTKLIRINERSTDLEKVTLVNSISRQISKGHLTLEEAYNALEKLDQSDLSYSFVIQVLAASIASGCFLIMFQGMWMDFIPALITGGVGFTSLIYFHRLVPIKFFAEFLASFIIGMLSYGFVQLGVGQELDKIIIGSVMPLVPGLLITNAVRDLMAGHLVSGLSKGAEAFLTAFAIGTGIAVVFTLT; encoded by the coding sequence ATGGAAGCAAAAATGATAAGAAGATATGACATTATGGAGGTCAGCCTGCTGGCGGGCAAGATCATGCTGCAAAGTGGTGCAGAGACGTATCGCGTCGAGGATACGATGATGCGTATCGCCGCTTCTTATGGGATTTCAGAATCTCACAGTTATGTGACGCCTACCGGGATCATCTTCTCGATTGAAACGTCTGAACCAACGAAAACGAAGCTGATTCGAATAAACGAGCGGTCGACTGATCTGGAAAAAGTAACCCTCGTGAATAGTATTTCAAGGCAAATCAGCAAGGGGCATCTTACCCTTGAAGAAGCCTACAATGCCTTGGAGAAACTGGATCAATCAGATTTATCATATTCCTTTGTGATTCAGGTATTGGCTGCTTCGATTGCCAGTGGCTGCTTTCTCATCATGTTCCAGGGAATGTGGATGGACTTCATTCCGGCACTGATCACGGGCGGAGTCGGATTTACGAGCCTGATTTATTTTCATCGCCTCGTTCCGATCAAATTCTTTGCTGAGTTTCTTGCTTCCTTTATTATCGGAATGCTGTCGTATGGATTCGTCCAGCTTGGAGTCGGACAGGAACTGGATAAGATAATCATTGGATCTGTGATGCCCCTTGTTCCTGGTCTTCTGATTACGAATGCGGTTCGGGATTTAATGGCAGGTCATTTGGTGTCTGGTTTATCGAAGGGAGCAGAAGCCTTTTTAACGGCGTTTGCCATCGGGACGGGAATTGCCGTAGTTTTCACTCTGACGTAG